The nucleotide window ATTTATGTACAGAAAAGACTGGCAGAGGAAACATTTGGTGATTTTTCATACCGTTACTTACACACCTTAAATTAATTATATGGCTAATTTTCATTATGATCTGAAAAAAAACAAAAATAATCAACCTCTTCATTTAGGCGGACGAATGTGCATGTGTTGTTGATTCTCAAATAACAGTACAAACAAAGCTGTTTGAAGTTTTTCGATTCAAAACCGCAAAAGTCACAAAAGTTTTAAACACTTAAGCTTTTTAAGAGCCAAACTTTGTGCATAATAAGTACACCTAAGTTTTGTAAAAATCTTTGATTTTCATCTAATGTGAACTTTTCTACAGTGTCATTTTAAACTTACATAATTGAACTAAAGTGTTTTAAAATGAAAACTTTTGTGCCTTTTGTGGTAAAAATAATCAATGTAAAAATTCAGGCAGCTTCATTCTCAACCTAAAAAATGAAGAAAAATGAAAAACAAAAAGCAGGGAAATTTTCTACCAAAAGCAGGCATTATTGCATTTACATTTCTATTTTTTAACCTGGCAGAAGCTCAGCAGCAACTTATAGAGCTTAGTGGAAGCATCAAAAACACAGGAACAAGCAAAGGTCTTGACTCCGTAAAATTACAGATCGAAAACACGCAGGATACCGCATTAACCGATCAATCGGGTAATTTTAAGCTCAGAACAAGGGTTACCATTCCTTTTCGGGTAGTGATTCAGAAAGATGGTTTTACCAGCCAGACGGTTGAAATACTTTCACCTTCCAACAAAATAACGGTAGGACTTAATCCTCAGAACACGATCATTGATGATGTCGTGATTTCAGCCTCCAGAGTTCCGGAAAAGATATTAAGATCACCGATAGCGATTGAAAAAATTGATATTAAAACCATCAGGGAAAGTCCGGCTGCTTCGTTTTATGAAACCCTGGAAAACGTAAAAGGATTACAGCTGTTAACTTCCAGTCTTACGTTGAAAATTCCGAATTCAAGGGGATTCAATTCGCCAAACAACTTCCGTTTCATGCAGTTGGTTGATGGTGTTGATGTACAATCTGCAACACTGGGTGTACCATTGGGAAATGCCATTGGGCCAACGGAACTGGATATCCAGTCAATGGAAGTAACTCCCGGAGCTGCTTCAGCATTGTATGGAATGAATGCCATTAACGGGCTGGCAAGTTTACAGACCAAAGATCCGTTTACTTCTGAAGGAATAAGTGTTTATTTCCGTGGCGGAGTGAATCATGTAGACAATGTCAACCATAAAATAAGTTCCCTGGGAGAAAGTGCCATCCGATTTGCAAAAGTGATCAATAAAAACTTTGCTGTTAAAGTCAATGCCTCTTATTTCAGTGGAACCGACTGGATCTCAAACAACCTGACTGATCAGAATTCAGGATCATTAGTCACCGCCAATCCTAATTTTGCCCTTGCCAATAATCCTGCTGAAGATCTTTGGAATAAGTATGGAGATGAAAGAAACAACCGTGTTGCCGTAAAAGTGGATTACAACGGAAAACCAACCACATTCAATGTTTCCCGAACAGGCTATCTGGAAAAAGATCTGGTAAGCCCTGATGTGAAAAATATCAAGTTTGACGCAGGTTTATATTATCGATTTGGAAATCAGTGGAGAACTTCTTACGTGTATCGTTACGGTTTGCTGGACGGAACTTTCCAGAGAGGAAATAAAATCCGTTTGCAGAATGCCACAGTTCAGAACCATAAAGTAGAACTGACAGGAAGAGAGTTAACTTTCAGAGCGTATGTATCCATCGAAAATACAGGAGATTCTTATAATCTCAAACCTTTGGCAGATAATCTGGATCTGACGAATCTTTCCAATACCAACTGGAAAAATATATTTCAGACCGCACTTCAGAACAGTCTGAACGCCGGAACCAATCTTAATGATGCTTTCATCCTTGCCCGGCAGGAAGCCGACAAAAACAGGGCAGTACCGGGAACTGCTGCTTTTGAGCAACTAAAAAATACCATTATCGGAATTAATAACTGGGATTCGGCCAATGCAGGAGTAGCAGGAGCTCCGGCAACAGGAGGAGCCAAGCTTGAACAGAAATCCCGCTTCTACCAGGGAGAACTTACTTACGATTTCAGCAGATTTGTGAAGATATTCAGCCTTCTTGCCGGTGTAGATTACCGTTTGTACAGCATTACTCCGGATGGAAATAATTTTGTTGATTTCAACCGTCCGGTGAATGAAAGAAATATTCCTTTAGCTGATGGGACCTTTGGGAAAGATGTTATCTATCAGAAATATGGAGCTTTTGCACAGATCACCAAACTTTTCTTTGATGATAAATTAAAAATCAACGCCGCCTTGCGGATTGATAGAAACCCGGAATTTGAAGCCAAACTTAATCCAAGAGTAAGTGTGGTTTATTCTCCTGTTAAAGAACATAATTTCAGGGCGTCTTTTCAGAACGGATACCGTTTTCCATCTTTATTTGAAGCCCTTTCATTCGTCAACAACGGAAATGTAAGAAGAGTAGGAGGCCTTTCAAAAGTAAATGACGGATTAGGCTATCTGGAAAATTCCTACACATTGGCTTCCATCGATAAATTCACCTCAGCGGTAAATGCAGACATGGATGCAGGAAAAAACCAAAGTCAGGCAGCTCAGGATAACAAACAGCTTTTAACAGTAGCCAATCTGCAGAAGTTACAGCCGGAAAAGATCAATTCATTTGAAGTAGGGTATAAGTCTACTTTTTTCAATAATAAACTGGTGCTGGACTGGGATTTTTATTACAATATTTATGAAGGTTTCCTTGGGCAGGTAGAAGTGGCCGTTCCTAAAAACAGCCAGGTAGGAAGCAATGCAGCTGTTCTTGCGATGCTTGACCGAAGCAAACAGGACCGTTACAGGGTGTATACCAACAGCAACAGTACCTACAAAAGCTATGGGACATCTCTTGGAATCCGTTACAATATCACAGGAAATTACAATGTGAACACAAACGTTTCTTATAATGATCTGGCTTCCAATAATAGCTCAGATCTGTTTATTACCGCTTTCAACACTCCGAAATGGATGGTGAATGTAAGTGTAGGAAACAGAGAAATTGTCAAAAATATAGGATTTACCCTTGTTGCAAGATGGCAGAGCAGTTTTATGTGGGAAAGTCCTTTGGCATCCGGGGAAATTCCGGCTTATTATACCATTGATGCACAGGCTACATGGAAGCTGCCTGAAATTCATGCCAATATTAAGATTGGAGCTACCAATTTGCTGAACCGCCGTTACTTCCAGTATGCAGCAGGTCCTGAAATCGGAGGACTGTATTATCTCGCTTTTACTTATGATTTAAAACTGTAATCAGGATGAGCAATTCTTTATATCCCGTATTTTTAAAACTTGAGAACCTTTCACTGCTGATCATTGGCGGTGGACAGGTTGCTCTTGAAAAACTGGAGTCAGTACTGGGAAACTCTCCGGATACTTCCATCAAACTGGTGGCGAAAGAAATTATCCCTGAGGTCAGAATCTTACAAGGTCAGTTTTCCAATATTACCCTGCATGAAAGGGCATATAGTGATCATGATTTTAACGATACTGATCTGGCCATTATTGCAGTAAATGACATTGATCTGGCGGGGGAAATCAGAGAAAAAGCTCAGAAAAAAAGTATATTGGTCAATGTTGCCGATAAACCTGATCTCTGTGACTTTTATTTAGGCTCCATCGTCAAAAAAGGAAGTCTTAAAATTGCTATTTCCACCAACGGGAAATCGCCGACTATCGCTAAAAGATTAAGAGAAACCTTCACAGAGGTTATCCCTGATGAAATGGATCATGTGTTGGACAATATGCAGCATATCCGTAATCAACTGACCGGAGATTTCAACTATAAAGTGAAAGAGCTCAACAAAATCACGACAGAATACCTGACGGATGGAAAAGTTTCTTCAAAACCGGACAAAGAAATTGAAAAACTGATCAGTATTACTAAAACAGCCCAGAGAAAAGCCAATATCTATCTGGCCATCATAGGTGTTTTACTTCTTTTCGGATTATTTGGACTTGTCGTTTATCAATTTAATCTTTCAGATGATATCCAGTATTTTCTGAACAAAGACGGCCATATTTTTTACTGGATGTTGTTTGCCGGTTTCATGGCAGAAATTGTTGCCGGATCTATGGGAATGGGCTATGGTGTAATCTGTACTACTATCCTTTTACTGCTGAATGTTCCGCCATCTGTTGTGAGTGCAAGCATTCATTCTGCGGAATCTTTTACTACTGCAGCCGGAAGTTTCAGCCATTATAAACTGGGCAATGTCAATAAGAAAATGGTTTGGGTACTGTTCCCTCTGGCTATTGTAGGCTCTATCATAGGTGCTTTAACCTTATCTCACTATGGCGAACACTACGCTCATATTGTAAAACCAATTATTGCCTGCTACACCTTGTATCTTGGAATTAATATTTTACAAAATGCATTTAAAGATAAAAAATCAGGACAAGTAAAAACCAAAAGAAGAACCAATCTCAGCATATTAGGATTGGCTGGAGGCTTTATAGATTCTTTTGCCGGCGGCGGCTGGGGACCTTTGGTAACCGGAACACTGATCAAAGAAGGAAGAATTCCCCGTTATGTCGTGGGAAGCTCTACCGTAGCCAAGTTTCTCCTGACTGTAACAAGTGCGATAACTTTTATTTTCACTATTGGAATCCATCATTGGAATATTGTTTTGGGGCTTTTATTGGGAGGCGTTTTTACCGCTCCTTTTTCAGCGATGCTTACGGCAAAACTTCCGACAAAGAAAATGTTTGTGGTAGTGGGAATAGTAGTGATCATAATGAGTCTGGTGACGATAACAAAATCCTTTTTATCATAAGGAACAGCCTACATTTTAAGAGCAAAGCTTGAATCAATTCCATTGATTTTTTTCCAAGCATAATCATAAATGATGTAAAGATTTTAATGTTTTCCTTTAATCTGAGTCATGATACGATCAATTAAAAGATTTTCTGAATTCTAACGGTGAAACAGTAGTCTGATTTTTAAATAAACGATGGAAGGATTGAGGATGCTCAAATCCTAAGTGATACGCAATCTCGGAAACAGTCATTGAGGTAGTAGACAACAGTTCTTTTGCCTTTTCAATCACCCTGTTCTGAATATGCTGCTGTGTGGTCTGTCCCGTATGAACCCTTAACATATCACTCAGATAGTTGGGGCTGATATTCATCTGAGCTGCCACAAATTGTACCGTAGGAATCCCGTCGGTCAGCAGTTTTCCATTTTTGAAATAATCGTCCAGTAAACTTTCGAGCTGGGTCAGGAGATCATGGTTCACTTTTTTCCGGGTTAAAAACTGACGGTTATAGAATCTGTCACAGTATTTTAACAGCAAATCGATGTTGGAAACCAGCAAATCCTGGGTAAAGCCATCCATATTGGTTTCAATTTCCCTGCTGATATTGTCCAGGATATCTGTCACAGACTTTTCTTCTTTTTCCGAAAGGTACAGCGCTTCATTGGCTATATATGAAAAGTAGCCATAATCTTTGATTGTGGAAGCCAGCGGATATCCCTGCAGAAAATCCGGATGAATAACCAGTACATTTCCTCTTACCTCAGCAAGCATTATATCTTCAAACTGCAGTACCTGATGGGGAGCAATAAAATACATGATTCCATCCTCAAAATCATAATAATGCTGGCCGTATTTGCATCTTCCCGCACAATCTTTTTTAATGGAAACTACGTAAAAATCTGTAGTTACTGAACTCAGGATCGTTTCAGGATCAATATTCACCTCATTAAAATCAAATACACTGATCAAAGGATGTGAAGGCCTTTTCAGGTTCAGATACTTATGCAATGCTGTGATGGAAGTTACTTTTTCGGGAGCTTTCATTTTATTTCTTTTTTTACCACCCCTCGAAAGAAGGGGAATATTCCCTTTCGGTTGTGGTGATGGTGTTTCTAAGTTACTTATTTTAATGAATTTTTTTTGCTTTTTGCTGTTCTTTTTTAATCTGTTCAATTCCCTCTCTGTAAGAAGTTATCTGAAATTCCGGGAATCTTTTTCTGAATTTTGAATCATCAAAAAGATTATCATATTGATATCTCGGAAGCAGCTCCAATAGCTCTTTTGCATTTTTGCTGAATAAAGATCCTATTGCAAAAAGCAGTTTCGGAATTACGGAATACCTGAATTCTTTTCCATAGGCCTGAGAAGCTAAAGCAATAAATTCTTTATAATTCAGTTTATGATCATCTACCGGCAAATGCCATGTCTGGCCATAGGCATCAGGAGTATTTCCGATCAGAGCAGTTGCACGGCTCGCATCAGGAGTCCAGATCAGACTTCTGGTTTTATCATCCTTCAAAGGGACCTTTAGTTTTTTATCATCTTTAATAGCGTTGAAAATAAGGGTATTCGTAATACTTTGAGTTTTCCCGGGACCATAAAACTCAGGAGCCCTGCAGATAACAGCGTCTATTGTACCAGCCTTCATTTCTTTTAAAAGCATCTCTGCCATCTGTTTTCTTACGATTCCTTTTCTTCCTACAGGATCAAAATGGGTTTGTTCCGTCAGAATCTCATTATTTTGAGGATACATATACGTGTTATCAAAAAAGACCAGTTTTGTTCCGTTGATTTTACAGGCTTCAATAACATTTTTTAAAATGATCAAAAATTGTTTTTCCCATAAACCTGTATCCATAGGAAGTCCAAGGGTAAAATATGCGATTTCACTTCCTTTCACGGCTTCTATGGCCTGTTGTCTGTCTGATAAATCTGCTGAAAATACAGTATCGGTTTCATTCACTTTTTTGGCATTTCTGCTTACAATGCGGATGTCTGAAGTATAATTTCTCTTCAGTTCTCTTGCCAGTTCTTCACCAATCTGTCCGTTGGCTCCCAATATAGTTTGCATCATTTTTCATTTTTAGGGTTAGCTATTTCACAGAAAATAAATTGAATACTTTCAGTTTATTCTATTTCTGATACAAAATTCGGGCATAATTATAAAACAGAGTAACTGAATCTATGAAAGTTGTAACATAATCTCTGAACAACATAAAAAAATAATCAGGCTGAGAAAGTAAAAACACAGCATTGAATCATTATTTTAACCACAAATCGAAGATTCGACGAAGGCAAAAGGCACAAAAGTTTTAAACACTTCAGTTTTTTCAGAACAAACCTTATGCGTAATAAGACACCTAAATTTTGTGAAAATCTTTGATTTTCATCTTATGTGAACTTTCCTGCGGGATCATTTTAAACTTACCTAAATAAACTAATGTGTTTTAAAATGAAACCTTTTTTGCCTTTTGTGGTTTGGTAAAGTTTAAGCAACTTTATAATAATCGGGTGTAATTCTTTACTTTTTCAGCCATACTTTTTTATTTTCGATCCAAAGCCAGGCAATTATCTTCAATTCTGCTGATCAGAATATAGAACAGACCTGCATAGATCATCTGAATTCCCATTGCTTCCCAGTTTTCAATGGTACTGCTTCCAAAAAGGAGTAAGATAATCAGGGAGGCTCCGGCCATGGCAGCAATACGTGTTTTAAATCCAATTATTAGCAGCAGACCAATTGTAAATTCGAGAAAAGGGAGCGTGACACCAAACACGTGTACTAATGGTTGTGGAAGCCAGCTCGTTTCAAAACCTTTCATCATTCCTGATGCAAAATCCTGTAATTTTACCAGTCGGACCAATCCGTGTCCCAAAAAATTGATTCCCATCGACAAACGAAGGAAAAAATAGGCTGTTTTTGTGTTATTCATAGAGGTATTTTTTAGGATGGAAGCACGAAGATGGAAGTTATACAGATCACAAAACTACTTTACAGATTTCGATAGCTTCCTGCCTCCAGCTTCCCGCTTCCTTACTTATTACTTATTAAACTTTTCTTCACTGTTATCGACCGGAGTATCGGGATCATTCATTACCATTTTTGCAATATCATCTTTTCTCATAAAGACAACGCCTTGCTTTTCTCTGGTATACCTGATGAATTCCTCCATGGCATGCACCATTGCCGGTGTACCACCAATCCTGTCATGAAAACTGATGCTCATCATCCTTCTCTTAGAAGCTCCTTCTTCATAAAGACGGTCAAATTCAAACTTCAGCTGTGCCAGAAACTGATCCGGACTCCAATGCTTTCCTTCTATAGTAACGATATCATTGTTCCGTAACGTATAGGGAATGATTACAAAATTTTTCCCTTTTACTTTTGTAATAAAAGGCTCATCATGGCTCAGGTCATCTATATGATATAAAAAGCCCAATTCCTGTAATACTTTAAGCGTATTCGGTCCTCTTCTCAGCCAGTTACAGTTATAACCTACCGCTTTCTGACCGGTAATCTTTTCCACCACATCTACACCCTGTTTTACAAAATTCAGCTCATCAGCATAACTTTTATTCCATTGATTATCCCAGGCAATGCCATGAGCGGCAATTTCATGACCTCCTTTTGCAATAGCTTTTGCCACATCAGGATACTTTTCAGCAGCAGTTCCCACCACATGAGAAGTCACTTTGATATCATATTTTTTCCATAGATCCAGCATCCTGTAAATTCCTTCGTTTCCGCCATACCGGTACCAGCTTTCTGCGGGAAGATCAGGTTGTCCTTTGGGCAGGGGAGTTCCGCTGAAAGGACTTTCAGCACCTTCGGGCTGTCCGCCTGTTTCAAACTGCATAGAAACGGAAATAACCAGCTGAGCGCCGTTAGGCCAGTATTTTTTGGTCGGAGCCTGTGCCTGAGACAGCTCTTTTTTTTCTCTTTTATCCTTATCATGAGCATCAGAAAAGGACATTAAAACGATTGTTGAAGCAAGCAACAATACGGATTGTTTTATATATTTCATTTTGAATGTATTGATAAGGCAAAATTCATCAATAATCACTCAGTCTGTATTGTAAAAATTAATGGTAAATTTGTAAAAATCCATTCTTCGTGAAACGAATCGTTAATTTTAATTCTTTTAATGTTTTTAGTATTGAAAAGGAAATATGGGATGTTGAGTATCATAATCATAACTTTTATGAACTGATTATCATAGAGCATGGCAAAGGATTTCATCACCTTAACAACGTAACTTTTCCCTATAAAAAAGGAGATGTTTTCATTTTGAGGCCAAGTGATGCCCATGAATTTACCATTACAGGTACAACTCGTTTCATTTATATAAAATTTACTGAACAGTATATCTGGCAGAACCATTTGCCCAACCAAAATAATGAGCTAAAAAAAATGGTTCAGCTTCTGATGGAAGACCATTCTTTTGTCTACGAGTCCGTAATCAAGAATAAAACAGATAGAGCCCATCTGTTACAGCTGGCCCGGATTCTCCTTTATGAATTCAGCCATAAAAATACCTATAATAAGGAGATTACTGCTGATCTTTTTTCATCCGTTATTACGATCCTGATCCGGAATACTATAAATAACAGTACTGCCAAAGAATGGATGACGCAAAATTTGAGCAGAATTGAAAAGATACTGTACTATATCAATGTCAACGCTCTGGATGCTGATAAAATGAAAATCGGGAATCTGGCTGAAGAATTTATGCTTTCGCCCCATTATATCAGCATTTATATCAAAAAGGAGACTGGTTTCTCCGTACAGCAGCATGTCATGCAGCATAAAATAAAAACTGCTGAAAAGCTTTTGCTTCAAAGTCGTTATAATATCAGTGAAATTGCTGATAGGCTGGGCTTCAATGATGCCAGCCACTTCAATAAAATATTCAAAACGTACAAACAAATGTCACCCTCTGAGTTTAAAAAGAAAAGTATATCATATTAAGCATACGGTTATATATTTTTTCATATCTTTAATAATCAAATCCTTACGTCCATGAAAACGAGTGCTGGTATTCTGCTTTTTAAAAAAGAAAAAAACAGTCTGTATTATTTTCTGGTACATCCCGGCGGTCCTTTCTGGAAAAATAAAGACCTTGGGGCATGGTCTATCCCCAAAGGAGAAATTCTTGCTGATGAAAATCCATTGCAACGCGCCTTGATAGAAT belongs to Chryseobacterium gleum and includes:
- a CDS encoding TonB-dependent receptor yields the protein MKNKKQGNFLPKAGIIAFTFLFFNLAEAQQQLIELSGSIKNTGTSKGLDSVKLQIENTQDTALTDQSGNFKLRTRVTIPFRVVIQKDGFTSQTVEILSPSNKITVGLNPQNTIIDDVVISASRVPEKILRSPIAIEKIDIKTIRESPAASFYETLENVKGLQLLTSSLTLKIPNSRGFNSPNNFRFMQLVDGVDVQSATLGVPLGNAIGPTELDIQSMEVTPGAASALYGMNAINGLASLQTKDPFTSEGISVYFRGGVNHVDNVNHKISSLGESAIRFAKVINKNFAVKVNASYFSGTDWISNNLTDQNSGSLVTANPNFALANNPAEDLWNKYGDERNNRVAVKVDYNGKPTTFNVSRTGYLEKDLVSPDVKNIKFDAGLYYRFGNQWRTSYVYRYGLLDGTFQRGNKIRLQNATVQNHKVELTGRELTFRAYVSIENTGDSYNLKPLADNLDLTNLSNTNWKNIFQTALQNSLNAGTNLNDAFILARQEADKNRAVPGTAAFEQLKNTIIGINNWDSANAGVAGAPATGGAKLEQKSRFYQGELTYDFSRFVKIFSLLAGVDYRLYSITPDGNNFVDFNRPVNERNIPLADGTFGKDVIYQKYGAFAQITKLFFDDKLKINAALRIDRNPEFEAKLNPRVSVVYSPVKEHNFRASFQNGYRFPSLFEALSFVNNGNVRRVGGLSKVNDGLGYLENSYTLASIDKFTSAVNADMDAGKNQSQAAQDNKQLLTVANLQKLQPEKINSFEVGYKSTFFNNKLVLDWDFYYNIYEGFLGQVEVAVPKNSQVGSNAAVLAMLDRSKQDRYRVYTNSNSTYKSYGTSLGIRYNITGNYNVNTNVSYNDLASNNSSDLFITAFNTPKWMVNVSVGNREIVKNIGFTLVARWQSSFMWESPLASGEIPAYYTIDAQATWKLPEIHANIKIGATNLLNRRYFQYAAGPEIGGLYYLAFTYDLKL
- a CDS encoding polysaccharide deacetylase family protein, with the protein product MKYIKQSVLLLASTIVLMSFSDAHDKDKREKKELSQAQAPTKKYWPNGAQLVISVSMQFETGGQPEGAESPFSGTPLPKGQPDLPAESWYRYGGNEGIYRMLDLWKKYDIKVTSHVVGTAAEKYPDVAKAIAKGGHEIAAHGIAWDNQWNKSYADELNFVKQGVDVVEKITGQKAVGYNCNWLRRGPNTLKVLQELGFLYHIDDLSHDEPFITKVKGKNFVIIPYTLRNNDIVTIEGKHWSPDQFLAQLKFEFDRLYEEGASKRRMMSISFHDRIGGTPAMVHAMEEFIRYTREKQGVVFMRKDDIAKMVMNDPDTPVDNSEEKFNK
- a CDS encoding TSUP family transporter, translated to MSNSLYPVFLKLENLSLLIIGGGQVALEKLESVLGNSPDTSIKLVAKEIIPEVRILQGQFSNITLHERAYSDHDFNDTDLAIIAVNDIDLAGEIREKAQKKSILVNVADKPDLCDFYLGSIVKKGSLKIAISTNGKSPTIAKRLRETFTEVIPDEMDHVLDNMQHIRNQLTGDFNYKVKELNKITTEYLTDGKVSSKPDKEIEKLISITKTAQRKANIYLAIIGVLLLFGLFGLVVYQFNLSDDIQYFLNKDGHIFYWMLFAGFMAEIVAGSMGMGYGVICTTILLLLNVPPSVVSASIHSAESFTTAAGSFSHYKLGNVNKKMVWVLFPLAIVGSIIGALTLSHYGEHYAHIVKPIIACYTLYLGINILQNAFKDKKSGQVKTKRRTNLSILGLAGGFIDSFAGGGWGPLVTGTLIKEGRIPRYVVGSSTVAKFLLTVTSAITFIFTIGIHHWNIVLGLLLGGVFTAPFSAMLTAKLPTKKMFVVVGIVVIIMSLVTITKSFLS
- a CDS encoding helix-turn-helix domain-containing protein; the encoded protein is MKAPEKVTSITALHKYLNLKRPSHPLISVFDFNEVNIDPETILSSVTTDFYVVSIKKDCAGRCKYGQHYYDFEDGIMYFIAPHQVLQFEDIMLAEVRGNVLVIHPDFLQGYPLASTIKDYGYFSYIANEALYLSEKEEKSVTDILDNISREIETNMDGFTQDLLVSNIDLLLKYCDRFYNRQFLTRKKVNHDLLTQLESLLDDYFKNGKLLTDGIPTVQFVAAQMNISPNYLSDMLRVHTGQTTQQHIQNRVIEKAKELLSTTSMTVSEIAYHLGFEHPQSFHRLFKNQTTVSPLEFRKSFN
- a CDS encoding AraC family transcriptional regulator, encoding MKRIVNFNSFNVFSIEKEIWDVEYHNHNFYELIIIEHGKGFHHLNNVTFPYKKGDVFILRPSDAHEFTITGTTRFIYIKFTEQYIWQNHLPNQNNELKKMVQLLMEDHSFVYESVIKNKTDRAHLLQLARILLYEFSHKNTYNKEITADLFSSVITILIRNTINNSTAKEWMTQNLSRIEKILYYINVNALDADKMKIGNLAEEFMLSPHYISIYIKKETGFSVQQHVMQHKIKTAEKLLLQSRYNISEIADRLGFNDASHFNKIFKTYKQMSPSEFKKKSISY
- a CDS encoding NAD-dependent epimerase/dehydratase family protein, producing the protein MQTILGANGQIGEELARELKRNYTSDIRIVSRNAKKVNETDTVFSADLSDRQQAIEAVKGSEIAYFTLGLPMDTGLWEKQFLIILKNVIEACKINGTKLVFFDNTYMYPQNNEILTEQTHFDPVGRKGIVRKQMAEMLLKEMKAGTIDAVICRAPEFYGPGKTQSITNTLIFNAIKDDKKLKVPLKDDKTRSLIWTPDASRATALIGNTPDAYGQTWHLPVDDHKLNYKEFIALASQAYGKEFRYSVIPKLLFAIGSLFSKNAKELLELLPRYQYDNLFDDSKFRKRFPEFQITSYREGIEQIKKEQQKAKKIH
- a CDS encoding DoxX family protein, translated to MNNTKTAYFFLRLSMGINFLGHGLVRLVKLQDFASGMMKGFETSWLPQPLVHVFGVTLPFLEFTIGLLLIIGFKTRIAAMAGASLIILLLFGSSTIENWEAMGIQMIYAGLFYILISRIEDNCLALDRK